The Argiope bruennichi chromosome 9, qqArgBrue1.1, whole genome shotgun sequence nucleotide sequence tttataaatcatTAGGCAGAAATTGGTAACTTTGTGATTCACcttttttttagttgttgttgGGAGGTGGCAGAAATTTTTAACCACTTTATTGATTAATGGATTtgtagcatttaatttaaaatcctatttttaagctataaaaagttattttatgatggGCTAAATGTTTCTGTAATATGATTAGCTAATATTTATCTGAATCAGCAGCCTACTCTCTCAATTTTCATGATATATCAAAGTGATGACAAAGTATTTGACATTAAAAAGCAAACTGAATGTGCATTATGCTCACATGTATGACAGGTCTCTGGTGGAATCAAGGCCCCGACACACAAAGTTAAAGAGAAGACTCAATCAtcaaattataacttattttaatatatatagttgAATTAAGAATTTAGAATTATGGTTTAACCCTGTACATTTCAGTTCAATAGTAGATAACTCATGTTTACAGTCGAATCCTCTTATATttccatgaataaaataaacttaaaatctcTGAGcctaaataaatacaaaatttttcaaaatcattatatcaaaattattggCACTTAAGAAGATTAAATATAAAGCTAAATTGAAaagttataacaaaaaaaaaaaaaaggttaaaaggaATGTAAAAATACTGCAACAAAACcaagcagttatttttttttttttaaatcttaacatttcaaaaaaaaaaaaaaagaatgttaattcCAGATTCAAGGTATAAAAAGGAGACAATTTTATTCATGCAAATTCAACAtacaagaaacaacaacataacaGAACAATAAACAGAAAAGGATAACATAAACATGacagtttaaataaaagtataaatttaatataaaataataaataaaatatattcgctACAATGAAAAGGGAACATGTTTATTAAACATCATTCTTGAACTCCAGATAGTCCTTCTTAAAGTACAtgtaaattcttatatatatatatatatatatatatatatatatatatatatatatatatgaatgcttTCAAAGACTATGgagtttataaaaatcaaaaatcaaaattgctaagtatcataattataaaaaaatgggaaaatgctatttaaatctATAAgctaaaatttcataatgaatacatgtgattttcttttttaattttattttcttcataacgaAAATGAAGTTTATTTACCATCTGAAgacaataaaatacatatttaaaaaaaaattatggcaaaaGTAGATGTTACACATGTTTATTAATTCAAGAACTCACTAGAATTATCTTGAGGTGTCAGGGGCCTTTCAATAACACTTTGTAACACCTTCATCCATTCTATCCTGTCTTCATCTTTTTGGACAccaaataagaaaattctatctcGTGTGCGTAATGTAAATCCATAACCTTGTTCTTTCATACCAGGAGGAACACCTTTTTTAACAGCAAAACCATCTGCATGATACCCCAGAAAGATTTCTCCTTTGGGATAAGGGTCCTACAGAAAGCACAAAATTAGAGAAAACATCAATAAATGACTTAACTAATATCTGCTACAAAAGAGTGCTTatactgaaaaattttatgttttcatacaATTCAATATAGCTATGAAGCAATAAAATTACTCTTTAAAACATTTGGGGGCAAAAATATACGATAAGAAGATATTATATCAATCTGGTATTTTGTATCAGacacataaaaataagaaatacatgAAACTGATACAGATTAAGACTATCAGGTAGTCAGTATCAGTTTTTAGACTCAATCGTTAATCTTCTCAATATCCTTTCTTTTCAATTAAGCAATGCGATATCAATCTAACATGCAATATTAGGACAGTATAATCTATCTTGTCTTGGTGATTCTACTAGCATCCGTAACATTATTAAAactagatattattattattcccttctattttatatatataactattattcTCTTTATTCTATATAACATCCTGATACATTTCTACCACACTATCAACAAACCACTTCCTTTCATCATCCATTTGctaatcaatatcaaaaataatactcTTCAATACTTTGAAAGAGTTTCTTCATCAGTAACTCTTTCAAAGAAATGTAGTTCCAATTTGGAATTATATTCATATCAGTATCAGTTACAAGTCTCACTGCAAATGTGAGAACTAATATCAATAAAGAACTCAGTTTAATTCTGATGGAATAAGAATCAGTTATTtgttatataaagtaaaaaagtataaaGTAGAAGGTGCAATCGTGTATCAGTATCAACATGTACCTGATACAGCAAAAAATAGAGTATCAACCtacattacaaaaatatacacTCAGGTGACATCAaaagatttgtaaattttttaaaattgtcatttaaaatattcaattgaatagaaatattaagaaacagACAAAAAGAACATCTATCCAAACATCAGAAAGCAAATAGTAAGATCTAAATTactttatcacaaaaaaatttcaagtatttttttgcaaaaagaataaataggaATAAGACTTCCTTGCCTTGACAGACAAAAAGAACATCTATCCAAACATCAGATAGCAGATAGTAAGATCTAAATTactttatcacaaaaaaatgtgaagtatttttttgcaaaaaaaataaatagggaTAAGACTTTATTACCaactttttaaaagtgaattagaTTTATATTCGATTATAGGGGGAAATATTAATGACAATTGATAACtgcaagttttattatattattggttatatagttatattttttaaattgtgtttataatATTACAACTTCcaagcttcatatttttttttattgtcaactactgataatttaaaattacaatatttgtcCTCCAATATCCTTGTGTTggtaaaacaaaacaacaacaaaaaaaaattcaacagacTGAATCCTGATAATCGCTTGCTAATCAACAAGGGAAGATGTCATAGCTTGTTAACAGACAGTGACAAAACCTGTGATTCAAAATTCATGCATGTCATTATTCATATCATGCAAACTTTTTGAATCATTTAGCATATTGTTTCCTGATAATATCTAAGTTGACTCATAACATTCAGCTGATGAACTATGAGCTGAACTCATAACTTTGATGACTCATATCAAATGATCGTGTCATACAAAATTCTGTCTGTATTGTTCATGGATCAACATGTAAGCCATTTCAATATGAAGTATTACAATGATTGTTGTCAAAGAGAGAATGCAGTTCTATACCTCTGTTGCTCAtgtgattattataattatagtaaaattgacTGCAACAAATTGCTACTGAAGACAGCATATTAAAGTGAAATCACTAAATATTCACTTGAACAtattgaaatgagaaaataacacaacaaaattatttcaacatcaccaacatttcttgtaaatattatCTCAAAGAAAGTATCTTTGTTTCAGcatatagtatttatattttaaacaaagtgcAGAAAAGTCATAAAAAGTACTTGTTGCTATTTTGTTAAGATAAATAAGGTAAGAAAAGCATCTTGCATCTTGTCTAGCAATTTGAAAAGTAGGTTtctagaaaatattcatttattttgatgtaCATACACTATTAATCAAACATCAATAAACAGAAATTCACAGATGTATGCTATTATGTATAAAGGATTGCTAAGCTGTTCCTGAAAAAAAATACCTCAAATCAACTTTGTAATTTGATCACTCTATAATcaagattaaatgaaaattactatACTACACCTAAGtgaatatataaagtttttaaggGCACTTTTTAAGCATAATTGTAAGAATGCTTTTCagtgttattattaaattatttcaatgtttctatcaatatttaatcttgtatttttctttcactgTGTAACTCTTAGGAAATAAAGATTCTGTTggattttcatattctttgaCAGTaccgtgattttttttctctcttataatCTTTTTGGTGAAATCTAATAACAAATACCTCTAAGAAATTAAGTGATATAGCTGATATGTTTAACAGCATACTTgcaacaccattttttttttaattggcatgCTTCAATCTATATAAGATATTGCTTAACATGCAACTAAAATACAAATGCCATTAAAATGTTGCCCATTTTACACCAAGAATAAGGAAGTGTAGTTATAATACCATTTAAGACACTGAGCTAGattatgtgtgtgcgtgtgtaacTTATTAAATAGTTGACTGCTATAGGGAATCACTTGTACACATTATATAAAACAGCTGCAAAGCTAAAGTTACTTATGGCTTAAATTATTGGCTTACTTTCCatcaaaattcaacatttaaaaattctttgtagaAGGAGTTACAGCTATCAAGCTATGCATgcgagatttaattgaaaatgagcATAGTCAATATTTCCAACAAAACAGTCATCAAAACAGTTAAGTGGAAAAGAACCTATCCATTAGACAATGTAACGCTACAATAGCAAAAATGCAATACTATCTCTGATTGATTAGATTCTCATCAGATTAAAGGGGCATCAGTTCTGAGTGTTCAgtaatacaatataaaatcaGCTCATAAATCGATACAAAAAATCTATTGGTATAGCAACAGTAATACttataaaggaataattaaaGTAACATGAAATACAACATACCAAAGGATCTTCAAGATACATGAGTTTACGATCATCTAACGTGAACCACCGCCATTTATAAGCATCACTAGACCTAGGACCAGTTTTAAACATCCAACCTTCTTTCAAGAAATCTCTTGTTAGGAATTGAGATAACTCGAGCTCACTTGTTCCAGGATATGCAATACGTAGTTTATTGAGCTTTACAGAACGAATTGCCACGTACCAATCTACGATAGCCTGAAATAAAACAGatgcatataaataaagaaatgtaaaacacatcaaaatctgaaaattataaaataaaaatctgcaaaatatacATAACTTTTggtaaaatttgcagattttttctttttataaattttttttcagttccaaAGTAAATCAAAATAACTCTTATagaacttattttcttttaaaatctttaagtatctctctctctttcttgtCCCTTGGATAGATATAAGAGATATTAATgagtgtatgtatatatatattgctttaaaaactcTTATATATAGTGGAATTTAGGAATTTCCACctcaatttgtaaaaaatactttatctatttcaagttattcaataaaaattcaatgcaagaaaaaaattggagacacaattaaattaaagagaaatataatataagtaaataaaaaaaaatacttactgaACCACTTGAgctatatacaaaaatatttcttgtagatCCATCTCTGACATAAGTTAATTGTGCTCCATTGGGATTGCCAACTTTTTTTGGACAAAATGtcatatttaatttggaaatttcaatttttgctttGGGCTCTTTatgagactgaaaaaaaaatccaggttacaataaaaatttaattccgatatataaaaaattatagataatatattttgtggGATAGTATACATGTTTAATGTAATAACttcatataatgcatattttttttttctgaatataagaTTTTTGATACTAaactagaaatgaaaaataataataaaataaatataaaataatatttttctattctgtaAATGAAAAGACCATCTGATGAATACAATTCTGCTGACGTATTACAAGACtttgtatttcaaaaacaaagcaagaaggaaaagaaaagaaagataggatttattttcaaaatttgaaatcttaattttctgaaaataatacaaaactgaagtcaaatttatttctgttgagaatttttaattaagtaatttaatttgtaagaCAGAAGAAAAATGACActtcaaacttttaaattcattcagaCAACAATAAGCATTGAAACAATTTATAACCCTATGCCActtaaaaaatgtgcattagaAAAGCATCTTATGTAATAAATATCTTACCACCAAGATAGTGGAATCTATTAATTAGACCCATTATAATACATTACTGATTCATGGAATGACTTTACAGACCTCGTTATACAAAAATTgagaataattgattttaataatagctgtttatattactaaaattagatTCTAACtgaaatgcaattatttgaaaaattctcttcaTATCATATAATCTTTTTAGttagctttttgaaaaaaatttctagattccaaacaatttaaaaaattaatcacacATACCTACAGCAACCTTAATCAATGTCTTTGAACTTATACAATAATAGAAAGATGCTAAATATATCCACATCTAATAACACTATAATGTTATACACTACAAAATCAAGAATTTGATGCCATATAAAAATCCACTCACATGAATATATTACAGCAGCATTATAATGCATCTTCTCAAGTTCTACACATTAtatgaatgaaacaaattaatgaatattaatatattcaactATTTAAAcaaacacaagaaaaaaataataaatatcttattcaGATATTTAACCTCCTCAGAGGTAAAGCGACCAGAAGCTTTCcttttatttgaagtaatttctaagttaatatatttttgattaaaatctaaatatttatttcaataaattagggCAACACAATGAATGTTTCAtgaaatacaattctttttttacctgaacaatcattattttttgaaatgcaaagaTTTAACAAAAACGTTTGTCacagttaaaaatttcataatatataaatttcttaattccacaattttttctaaaaatatttagatggtaTGTATTAAAAACCAAGTTCAGAATGAACAAATATTATGTGTGGGAATGAGGAAAACGATGCAAATTCTAAAACAGGTTACAagacatagaataaaaatatacttacatCTTTCACATAATACTTTAATGTTCCATCTGATTCACTCAGGAcaaattttctttgttgaaacCTTCCATCCTCTTTACCTCTCTTCCATAAATAACCTTCCATAAAACCTGATGTGTACACTTGTCGATCAACATTTATAAATTCCTCTCTTTCATATTTGGCTCGAACGAATTGTTCCTTTAAGACACTGAAAAtgggaaacaaattaaatattaataacaatttaagcataaaaaagaatatttaaagatgcCTTCCCTATTGCATATGTTTGTATTTGCGTTTCAGCCTTTATAATATCTATCAAAATCAATTCCAAAAGCTACATGCATCACAAAGTTAAATGAACTCATTCAATTATTAATCTGATAAGATTCGCTtgggtaaaaaataattatttgagaaagTTCAGAATTTTTTAGTATGGAACAATCATGTTATAATTGGAGAGTTTTAGTTTTCCTTCAGAGATGGGTAGCAATGGCTTATCTCTTTGACATGGTTTTGGCagaatacatataatatattaggggtaattttttatacatatattgaggtctctttttttttttaatttttcattacgaTAGTGATTCTAAAAGCATAGACAGATTGCCAAAAAGCAGCTATTTCTAAAAAACCTTCAAAATTTAAGTCATGTATGATAATATTCATTGGGAACAAAAATAGTGAATCTTAAACATATATCATATGCAACAGCTTATAAAAGAGTAAATAATCTCAGGGTATATTATATTATCTGGCCCTTTATCCTATTTAACTTAAAGAAATGGCACATTCACCAAATAGTGACTTGGCCCTGGACAGATAGCatagatatttagaatttttgtggCCCTGGACAGAACACATTATGAGGcttgtcttttaataaaattgtttatatttacatttcagcaaatttttaacatgtaaatgatttattttaaattaacatatttaattttccttgcGCATGACTATGtatctattttaatttctctattgCTCGGTATCCAAGTTTGTGTGCAGTAttaatgaaacaaacatttgactgtacaaatattttaatacctaagtgaatgtaattaaatatatatagtatcTTGACTTGATAGCtgttaatattatcctattattttatcattcttagagtttgtattttttaaacgtatttattatttattag carries:
- the LOC129983716 gene encoding LOW QUALITY PROTEIN: arf-GAP with dual PH domain-containing protein 1-like (The sequence of the model RefSeq protein was modified relative to this genomic sequence to represent the inferred CDS: inserted 1 base in 1 codon) — its product is MLFLNTSSCIFGCLRKRNDSEDADELAGLSEAKVKSIPPSTGQKVRKFKHGFRPFGRNKHGKPHMTHKNIKEGNNSKTPFISVEMAEARRKKLQELVKRNGNSTCAECCKKNPEWGSYNIGVFICTSCAGFHRNLGSHISKVKSIILDNWDAEQVNMMEEVGNLKAKAKYEMHMPACYRRPCPTDPDVLKEQFVRAKYEREEFINVDRQVYTSGFMEGYLWKRGKEDGRFQQRKFVLSESDGTLKYYVKDSHKEPKAKIEISKLNMTFCPKKVGNPNGAQLTYVRDGSTRNIFVYSSSGSAIVDWYVAIRSVKLNKLRIAYPGTSELELSQFLTRDFLKEGWMFKTGPRSSDAYKWRWFTLDDRKLMYLEDPLDPYPKGEIFLGYHADGFAVKKGVPPGMKEQGYGFTLRTRDRIFLFGVQKDEDRIEWMKVLQSVIERPLTPQDNSMAANLVRKRSTXSALHLLKVIFLHYAFSHLSSA